DNA sequence from the Caminibacter pacificus genome:
AAATGAATATATCAATAAAATATCAAAGAAACTGAAAATTGTTTCTAACAATTGGAACGGAGACACATTTAAGTTTAATATCAATTTCGATAGTAATTCCTATAAAATAAAACCGAAATACATACCTCAAATAAAAAAATTGGCACAATATCTAAAAAATACAGGCTACGGGGCGGAATTACAAGGACATACCGACTCTACGGGAAATGCAAAATACAATGAAAAATTATCATTAAAAAGAGCACAAGCCGTAGTAAACAAACTAATAGAAATGGGAGTAGACAAAGATAAAGTTTATGCCGTAGGATACGGAGAATACGCACCTATCGCTTCAAATGACACTCCCCAAGGAAGATTTTTAAATAGAAGAGTTGAAGCACATATTATAAAAGACGGAAACTTAAACATCTCTCATCTTAATAAAATAAACCTTGAAAAGAAAACAACTATTAAAAACGCTACAAAATATTCGTTTATCGGATATTATAAATTAACCGACCCGAAAAGAACGTTCGATCAATACCATACCTATCTTGTATTATATGCCAATAATACGGGACAATTTAGCGAATACGCATTTAATAAAAAAATGACTTATAATCAAAAATTTAGTTGGAAATATAATAAAAACAGTGAAACCTTAACATTAGATTTTACTTTTAACGGAAAATACCCTAATAATGCCGTTTTCAAAGGTAAATTAACAGGAAATATAAATGACTTTTATGCTTCAGGACATTGGTCAAACGGCAAACCTGGATATATTCACATCCAAAGAGTTACAAGAGATGAATATGAATGTACACAAAATAACGGAAGATTTATAAACAATCAATGTTTATATTAAAAGGAAACTTTTTTTCCTTTTTTTATTAAAATTTGACAATCCTTTGACACTTATTTTAATATTTGATTAATCTTTTCTACAAGAACGCTTAAATCGATACTTTTTGAGAGATAATCCGTAGCTCCCGCTTCAAAAGCTTTTTGTTTACTCTCTTTATCTTCGATAGAAGTCAAAAACAAAATAGGCACGCTACTGAATTTTCTAATCGCTTTTGCAACGTCATATCCCAACATACATGGTAACATCACATCAAGTAAAATCAAATCGGGATTATGCTGTTTTGCCATTTCTACCGCGCTAATTCCGTCATAAGCACTAACAACATCATAATCACTATAAGTTAAAAAAGTACTTATAGTATCATTAAGTAATTTTTCATCTTCAACGACTAAGATTTTTCGATTCACTATCTCTCACTTTTTTTTATTGAAACTATACCGAAGAAAAATGAAATTAAAATAACAAAAAGAAGAAAAAAAGAAGAATTAACCTTCCGTATGAGCTTTATGGGCTTCGATTAAATATTTGATATCGTCAGTCATTACGAATACGTTTTTATATCCGAGCACGTCAAGAAGACCTTTTACTCTATTAGCAAAAAACGCTTTTCTACAAGCAACTACGATAGGCTGAGTTTTATCTTCAGGTAAAATATCCAAATATTCCGTAAATTCCGGATACGGAGTATAGTACGCTGTCGGAATTCCGGCTTCTTCAGCATTTTCACCTTCTACCAAATTAGGCAACGTTACATCAAGTAAAATAGCACCCGCATCTTTTATCAGCTCTCTTGTTTTATGAATATCGATATTTCCAAGTCCCGGTTTTTCTTTATTAAGTTCAATTGCTTCTTTGAATCTTTCAACTACTTCTTGTTCAAATGGTGTTAATTTTGCCATTAGCCCCTCCTTAAATTAATTTTAGTTATTATAACTCAAGTTTATTGATTTGTCAAGTTCATCTAAATTGAGACAATATTTCTTTAACTTCTTTATCGCTCAACTGATGAAAATCCTCATACCATTGTCCCACACTCATAAACATAGGAGGAGTTTCCAAAATTACGAGATTATGAGAGACTTTTCTAAGCATTTCAAGTACATTTTCATCCGCAGGTGCAACCGGTGCCGCAATAGTGATGCTTCTTGGCATATCTCTAACAACGCTTTGAGCGGCAAGATACATACTCGCTCCCGTCGCAATACCGTCATCTACTAAAATAACATCTTTTCCTTCAAGAGGTAAAGGCTCTACTTTATAAGTATCTCTTTTTCTTGCCATTTCTTGAATTTTTTCAAGCGCTTTTTGTTGAATATAAGATTCGTCAACATCAATTCCTCTAGCTTTTAAAGTTTCAATAGCATTAGTATTTACAAAAACAAGACCGCTTTCACTTACACTACCTATCGCAGCTTCTTCATTTACGGGAGACGGTATTTTTTTAACGAACAAAATATCAAGAGGAGCATTGATTTCTTTTGCAATTTCTGCAGCCACAGGTACTCCGCCTCTTGGCAAAGCTACTACAACAGGATCTACAATTCTTCCGGATTGAATTAATTCTTTTATTTTTTCTCCAAGAAGTCTTCCGGCCTCAGTTCTGTCTTTAAATATCATCTTGAATCCTTTTTTTTGGGGATTATAACAAATATATGAAATTAATATTAAAATAACGTTAGCTTTGATATAATTCTAAATTATTATAAGTATAAGTCCTGGTTAAGGAGGGGTAAATGAAAGATTTAATTTTAAAAGTAACCGCAAGCAAGTGGAACTATTATCTAAGCTTGATAACTGACGGTTTAACAGCTCTTGTGTTTTTAGTATTGAGTATAATTTACTCAAAAGACGTATGGGCGAGTATCGCTCTTTTTGTTCTTGGAGTTATCATATTTACATTTATAGAATACGCCGTACATGCTTGGCTTTTTCACGAAAACCATCCTTTAAAAGTTTTCATTGAAGGACACGCACACCATCACCAAAACCCATTTAGTTACGACGCTATGCCGTTTTTTATGAGTGCGCTTATAGCTTCGATTTTCGTATGGTTATTTCATTTCATTATGCCTCTTGGAGACGCTTTTGCCATCGTAGGAGGTATGGCTCTTGGATATTTCAACTACGGAATTATGCACCACATTATGCATAGACGTGAATTTTCGAGCAAATATTGGAGATATATGCAAGAGTTTCATTTCGTTCATCACAAAAAACCTAAAATGAACCACGGAATTACGACTGATATTTGGGATAGAGTATTCGGAACATATTATCAATGGAATGAAGAAGACCTAAAAGGAATCGAAAAACTTAAAAGAGTAAAGAAAAAAGCTTAATCAGTTCTTTTTTATAATCGCCTTTTCCCTCTTCTATTTCATCCATTAACTCTTCAAGTTTGGCTGTAAATTCTTCGCTTACAAACTCTTTATATTCGCTTTTATCTAAAATATCTATCACTTTAAACCCGAGTCTTGTCGCAAATAAAAAGCCGTGTTTTTCTATAATATATTTTCTCTCAAGCAGTTTTTCGATAGTAATTGCATAAGTTGAAGGTCTTCCGATTCCTTTTTCTTTCATCGTATCTATAACCTCGGCATAGGTAAAAGGAGTGAATTTACTTTTTTCGAAAATCTCTTTTTTCGCTTTGAATTCGCCTTCATTTACTTTTTTTATCTCAATTTCATATACCAAATCACACCCGTGTTCTAAAATTTCGGTTAAAAATTCAAACTCTTTATCAAAAAGCGAGAATTTCTCTTTTTTTACTACCGCCTCTTTCATTTGAGAAGCGATAAACCTTCTAAAAATCAAATCGTAAAGCTTTATATGTTCGTTTGTTAAATTTAGGTTTTTCATTAAAAGATAACTTTTTAAATCGTTCGCATCCATAGCGCTCGTAGCTCTTATCGCTTCGTGCGCTCCGCCGCTGCTTTCAAAACTCCTAAGCTTTACAAATTCGCTTCCGAATCTCTCTTTTATATACTCTTTTGCGATATGCTCTCCAAGCGGTGAAATTCTTATGGAATCGGTCCTATGATACGTAATAAATCCGCTTTCAAAAAGCTCTTGGGCCAATTTCATCGTTTTTTGAGGAGAAAATCTAAGCTTAAGAGCCGCTTCTTTCAAAAGAGCGGAAGTATTGAAAGGGGTAAAAATATAATTTTCAATTTCTTGAGATACTTTTTTAATAACGACTTTATCTATTTTTTCAAAAAACTCTTTTGCTTTTTGCTTATCTTCAAAAACAAACTCAAAATTTACATCACTAACACTCACTCTAACGACATAAATTTTCTCTTTTAAACTCTCCGTCCTCTCACAAATCCACCTAAGTACCGGTGTTTGTACTCTTCCGGCGGATAAATGAGCGTTTTTTAGAAGTTTTTGGAGATACTGAGAGATTTTAAATCCGACCCACCTATCCGAAATTCTTCTTAAAAACTGAGCCGCCACCCAATTTTTATTGACTTCTCTTAAATTATTTAGAGCTTCTTCGAATGCGTATTTGGTGATTTCGTGAAATTCGGCTCGTTTGATGTTGAAATTATAAGGTTTGTTGTTTAGTGTCAAGTCAAATGCAATTTTTTCTCCTTCTCTATCGGGGTCGGTTGCAATTATCACCTCTTCAACCTCGGCGGAAGTTAGATTGAAAGCATCCAAAATTTTATCTTTGTTTTCCAAAACATGAAAAATCGGGATATATTTATCCTTAACTCCCCAAACACCCTCATCATGTACCAAATCAAAATCATGACCTATACTCGCACTAATAAGCAGTACCCTATTTTCGCTCAATATCTCATAAACACTCACTCCCTCAATCACTCTTCTTGAAGCTTTACCGAAAAATTCGCTTATGGTTTTTGCTTTTGTCGGCGATTCGACGACCACAAACGTAGTTTTTAGAGCTATTTTTTCTTCGCTTTTTCTACTTTCGTCAATTTCTTTTAAGATCTCATCCAAATCAAGAGTATTAATATCCACAAATTCGTTTTTAACAAACCAAGAAAGTCTCTTTTTTAAAGAATAAAAAGCCTTTTGATTATCCACAAGCGTTAAAGCAAGCCCTTTTGTAAGATGCCCTTTATAAAATCTACTCGACCTTCCGCTTGCTTGAATATATCCTGTAATATCCGCAACTATTAACTTTTCCGAGTCAAAACTGATTTCCGGAGAGTTTTTTATTTCGTTTTCGTATTTTTTAATAAACTTTTTTATTTTTTGAGAAATTTCACTCAGTTTTTTTTCGACGTTCGGATGCAATACGCTAAAAAATACGTACTTTTTCATAAATTCTATAGCTTTTTGAAATTCGATTTTTTCATCCTCGTTTAAAATATTATTTTTCAAAAGATAAGGATAAACGCTGAGCAATATAAAATACAAACTCCTGTAATTATCTTCACTAAGCCTAAACTCCATTTTCGGCACACCGACAAAAAGCGTATATCTGATGAACTCAGGCAAATCTATTCCTCTGGCAAGAGGGTTTTTATAACTCGCAAACCCTACGAAAAAACACTCTCCTTTTTTAAATTCTTCGATTTTTTCCTCAAATTCCTCATAAGAATAGGCCTTTATCGAATTTTTTTTCAAAAACTCTATATATTCATAAACCTTTTCTTTGGATTCGTTACCAGGTAAAAACAAAAGTCCGCCTCTGCCAAGCCTTCTTATCCATTCAACCGACTTTTGCCAGGAATATTCAACGTCGTACGAATCGATTACGTTTCTTAATGACAAGTTGGGTCTGCTAATCTCAAATCCCAAAAGATACTTAAACAAAAGCACTCTTTTACTTTTAGGATTCGCCGTAGCCGAAGAGACTATCAGATTGCCTTTTTTCTTTTTTTGAAATTCCTGAAGTTTTTCGTACTCTTTTTTTTCAATCAGCCTCAATGCTTCGTCAATATCTTCTTTTGAAAATCCAACAAGCGACAAAACGTCATCGATTTTTTTGGCACTTTTAAGAATAGAATCAACATCATCTACAAAAACAAGTTTAAAATCTTTATTTATGATTTCTCTGTTTTTATACAAAAATTGAGTGGTCGTAATCAAAATATCGTATTCACCGCTTTTTATTTTCTCTTTTTCTTGTTTTTTACCCGTATATGCCAAAACATCTATCCCCCAAGATTTAAACCTCTCAAGAGCTTGAAGCACAAGAAGTTTTGTTGGGAATATAATATAAGAGTTTTTCTCAAACGCACTGAGTAAAAGCCCGAATGTAGTTTTTCCTATTCCTGTCGGAGCAAGAAGAGCAAACGAATTATCCAAAAAATATCTCTTAGCCCACATTTTTTGAATATCGCTCAAATCATTACCTGTTTTTGAATGAAAAAAATCGTTAAATTCTTCCAATTTCTCTTTTGCTTTGCAAAATTTTTCATAAAACATTAAATTTTCACAATTTTCAAACGATTTAATCTCACTCATACATTTATCGCAAAACTCTCCGTTTTGAAGCCTGTTTGAAGTGATGTCGCCGTGACATCTCGGACATCTGTTTTTGTATATCGATTCGAGCATTTAAGACCTTTTTTTAATTTGATAATATCATAAATGTGTTATAATTGAAAACCTTCAAAAAAAGGGAAAAGATGACTCTAAACCCGGTAAAAATCTTAAAACAATCCCTTACAAAACTATCATTAATAAGAGATTTTTTGCTCGCCTCTTTACTTACCGGATTTATCAGCGGGTTTTTAGTAGTCGTATACGATATCTTAACAAAACTCATTTCAAAATTTTTATATAGAGGAGACCCTTTAGAAACGATTCATAATCTTCCATTGTGGTATTTGGTTTTGATACCTACTCTTTCGATTTTAATCGTAAATTTTATCGTCTCAGTCGATAAAAGCGTAAAAGAGTACGGAGTTAGCGAAATTGCCGAAATCGTAGAAAAAGACAAAGAGATGATTACGATTAAAAACCTTTTATTAAAAATCATAGCTTCCGCTCTATCTATCGGTAGCGGCTTTGCTGTTGGAAACGAAGGTCCGAGTGCGGCAATAGGCGCTATGATTGCATATAAAATCCATAAACTTTTCAAACTTCCAAGCCAACTAATAAAACCGATTATCAGTGTTGGTGCCAGCAGCGGAATAGCCGCTATTTTCGTATCCCCTATAACCGGAATAGCATTTGCCTTGGAAAGCATTGCTTATAATTTTGTAAAAACATATCTTAAATTCATAATCGTAGGAAGCCTTGCCGCTTTTACCGTTTCGGTTTTATATCTTAAACCTTTTCATTTTATTTTTTCAGCCGGAAGAGAGATAGATTTGAAATATATCTATTATACGATGCTATTTATTCCGTTTATTACGTTTTTTATCTATTTTTATCTTATTTTGCAAGACAAAATTCTCTATTTATTAAATTTGAAGCTTTTTAATAAATTCGGAATTATTAAAGATTTGATTTTTGCGATTATCGGTGGAGTAACAATAGCTCTTATCATATATATCAATCCATATGCCGGCTTTACGGGACACAATATCGTCACCTATCTTATAAACAACGCCTATCATATTCCTTTTTTATTAATAATCGAAATTCTTCTTTTAAGAATCATAGCAACCGCTTTTTCAATCTATTCAAATGCCATCGGAGGTATGTTCGTGCCTCTTATGAGTATCGGTGCGCTTGTAGGATACGGATTTGCGGAACTTTTAAATCTTATTCATTTAAACATAGAGCCTTTTTATTTCGCGGCTATAGGAGCTGCCGTTTTTATGGGAGTACTTATGAAACTTCCTTTTACTTCGATAGTTTTGGCGTTAGAAGTTACAAACGACTACAACGTAGTAATCGCAACCGGAATGAGTGTGGCTATTATTTCATATCTTACAAGACTAAACTTCAATCTCAAAAAATTCAATACCATAGATATAAATTTTACTAATTTCAAGCTCCATTGATTTTAGTCAATGAATTTCTCCTTTTAAAATCCTACAATACTCTCACATACAAAATACAAAAGGAGAAAAAATGTTCGGACTTTTCGGTAAAAAAGAAGAAAGCAAAAAGCAAGCGTGCGATTTGCCGTTTTTATGTTGGCAATGTGAAATGAGCGCACCTGGAGGGTGTGGAGCTCACGGAGAAAGCAAAGGAGTTTGTGGTAAAGACGCGACAAAAGCAAGACTTCAAGACTTAATGACATACGGACTAAGAGGTCTTAGCGCATATAGAGAACACGCAAGAGAATTAATCGAAAAATTCGGTGATGAAGCTGAATGGAAAACATTAATGGATATTGATGACGTAACTGCTGAAACATTATATTTCACACTTACAAACGTAAACTTCAATTTTGACGAGCATATCGCTCAACTTATGAGAGTAGGAAACGCAGGTGTTAAAGTAATGGATTTACTAAGCGAACTTCATACAAAAGCTCTTGGTATCCCTACACCTGTAGAAGTTACTCAAAATAAAGCGGAAGGAAAAGGTATCCTTGTTTCTGGACACAACCTCGATATGCTTGAAAAATTACTTCAAAGAATTGAAGAAAGAGGACTTAGTGATAAAATCAACGTATATACTCACTCGGAAATGTTACCGGCTCACGGATATCCTCATCTAAGAAAATATAAAAACCTAAAAGGAAACATCGGTAAAGCGTGGTTCGACCAAACTGACATCTTCAGCAAATGGAACGGAACGTGCGTAGTAAATACGAACTGTATCGTACCGCCTGAAAAATCAGGAAAAGTTAAAAACTATATCGACAGACTATACACTTACAAAATCGTAGGTATCGAAGGTGCTAAAAAAATTGAAAACGACAATTTCGACCCGCTAATCGACCATACTTTAGAACTTCCTGATATTACGGGATTCGATAGCGACGAAAAAATCGCAACAGGACATCATTACAAAACCGTACTTGAAGCTTACGGAGCGAAAGTACTTGATGCGATTAAAGAAGGAAAATTAAAAAGAGTTTGGGTAATTGCAGGATGTGACGCACCTGGTAGAAAAAGAGACTACTTTAGAGAACTTGCACTTGCAGTACCGAAAGACCATATCATTATCACAAGTAGCTGTGGTAAATTCAGATTCAACGACGTAGATTTCGGAACCGTACCTGGTACTGACATTCCAAGATACATCGACCTAGGACAATGTAACGACTCGAACGGAGCGGTTCATATCGCACTTGCGGTTGCAAACGCTCTTGGAATCGAAGATATCAACGAACTTCCGGTATCAATCGCTCTTATGTGGATGGAACAAAAAGCGATTATCATTTTACTTGCATTGCTTAGCCTTGGAATTAAAGATATCTATATCGGACCGAACGCTCCTCAATTTGCAAACGAAGATATCGTTAATTTCTTAGTACAAAACTTCAACTTAGGAGTAATTTCAGGAGATATTCACAAAGATTTCGGAAAAGAACTCGCAGGCTGATTCGTTTAAACAACCCGCCCTCCTTCCTGGCTTCTTAGCCTTTTTTTTATTAAAATACCGACCAAAAAAGGAAATTTATGGAATTAAAAAGAGTTGCGTTTGAACCAATGAACGAAATCCACGACAAAGAAGGTGAAATACTACAAAAACTCCTAAACGCTATAAAAAACAGAGAAAATCTCGAAGAAATATTCGACGAATTCGTAAAAGATGTGGAAAATCATTTTGAGTTCGAGCAAAACTTAATGGAAAAATACGATTTTTTTGCAAAAATACCTCACAAAATGGAACACGACAGAATCCTAAACGAGCTATATCAACTAAAAAATCACTTAGATAATTACGAAATGCTTGAGAGATATTTTAACGACCACTTTTTACCGTGGCTTGAAAATCATATAGCAACAATGGATACGGTTACGGCCGGATTTTTCAATATGGTAGGGGCAAAGCCCTAATCGAAGATAAACTTATCGGCAAACGCCGGTTTTAACTCGTCTATCCAAGTGGCTTTTTCATCGAATTTAGCAAAAAACGGAATATCTACAAGCTCCGGATTTTTAGCCTGAAGCATATTTAAAACAAACACTTTCTCTCCATTAATCTCATTAACACCAACCACAGCAACTTTACCGGGTGTAGCACTCATACTCGGACCTCTTACAGTTCTTGCAAGTCCGCTGACTTTACTAATAGCGCCTTTATATATTTTCCATGCTTCATATAGCGGTAGCTCGAAATAATGCTTTGCCCCGGTATCGCGCGGCATAAACATATAATAAGGAATCATTCCAAGAGCCACTTGTCTTTTCCACATTTTTTCCCAAACTTCACTGCTTGCGTTTATGTGTCTAAGCACCGGCGCTTGAGTTCTTATAATAGCTCCGGTTTTTCTTATATTTCGGACAGCTTTTTCAAGGATTTCGCCCTCAAGCTCTTTATAGTGATTAAAATGCGCCATAAACGCCAAATGATATCCGCTATCTACGATTTCTCTAAAAAGATTTAACAAATCTTCACTATCGCTGTCACTTACGAATCTATAAGGCCAAAACCCTAAAACTTTAGAGCCGAATCTGATATTTTTAAGATGTGGAATTTTAGCTTTCAATATTGGCTCTATATAAGCTCTAAGAAGTTTAGAGCTCATTACAAGCGGGTCTCCTCCTGTAAATAGCAAATCCGTAATGGTAGGATGAGCTTTTATGTATTCGATTAAAACCTCAACCTCTTTACTTGCGAATTTAAGTTCGTCAATTCCCGTAAATTGAGGCCATCTGAAACAAAAAGTACAATACGCATGACACGTTTGACCTTGTTTCGGGAAAAAAAGAATCGTTTCTTTGTATTTGTGTTGAGACCCCTCAAGTTTTTTTCCGTTAATTTCCGGAATATTTGCCTGTTGTCCCGCCGGATGAGGGTTTAGGCTCATTCTGATATCGTAGATAGTTTTTTGTAATTTATCCTCGTCATCCAACGCTTTTAAAAGCTTCTCTTTATGTTCAGGTTTTAACATCTCCATTTGAGGAAAAACAAGTCTGAAAATCGGGTCGTCTTTGTAGTTTTGCCAATCGATAAGAGTCACGACGTAATTATTGACCTTAAAAGGAAAAACAAGCGAAGCTATCTCTATCTCTTTTATGTCTTCAGGTTTCATATAGGTTTTTACTTGCTCGATTTGTTTAAAACTTTTCGCGTTATATGCTCTGTATTTCAATGCACCTCCTTACCATGTGAAATTTTCTTTTATAAGTTCTCTGTTTTTTACTTTCAGTTTTGAGCCTATATTTTCTATAATACCGAGTTCTTTGAATTTTTTCAACTTTCTACTTAAAGTTTCGGGTTTTATATTCAAAAGACTCGCAATCGAATGCTGTTTTAAATCTTCAAAAGCTTCAGGGTTTTCATAAATAAACTTTGCAATTTTCGTCTCGGTATCAAGTACCAAATTGGCTTGAATAAGCCCGTCGAGATATTTCATTTTTCTAAGCAGAGAACTCATAATAGAAAAACAGACATCACCTTTTTTCATAAACTTTTTAAATTTTTCAAACTCTATTTTCAAAATCACCCCGTCACTATCCATAGCGCAGTTTGCCGGATAGGGCATATTTTCAAGATTAGCAAGCTCGGCTATAAGACTTACGGGACTGAATTTATGAATAATAAGCTCGTTTCCTTTGCTATCGACTTTATATACTCTTGCAACGCCCTCAACCAAAAGATGTAAGTATGCCGGATTTTCTTTTTCGTAAAAAACTATTTCGTCTTTTTTTAATTTTTTTACGATTGTGAATTTTTTCACTTCTTCAATATCTTTATCATCAAGACCTTTAAAAAGAAAAAAACTCTTTAAATTCATTAATTTCTCCTATACTCTTTAATAAGACGTTTTAATTTTTTGATATCGGATTTGGTCGATTTGTAAAACGTGATTTTGTTATAAAGCTCGTTTATTTCATCGAGTTTCGGGTCGTTAAATTGTTTTAGAAACTTATAAACGCTTTGGTTTTGCGGTTTTGCGCCAAGCTTTTTATACAGCTCTTGGAGTAACTCTTTTTTCGTATCTATTCTCTTTGCAAAAACGAAAATCAACACAACGAAAAAAGAAAAAAGTGCTAAAAATTCAAAAAAATGAGCTTTTAAAAATTTGAAAAATTTCTTTTGTTTTAACGTATTATACCTTAAAACCCACTCTTCAACCAAAAATCTTACATATGACATATAAAAGTCAAATTTATCGATTTTATATTCGTTTCTTACTTCTTTTGTCACTTTATATGCAAAATCAGTAGGGTCTATTCTTTTCCACCTGTCATTTATAAGCACTTCGACCCATGCGTGAGCGTTTTTTTCGTAGACTTTACAGTATCCGTTTTTATTATTACTCACCATATATCCGCTAACGACCCTGCTTGGAATTTTTACTATTTTCGCCGCAATGGCAAAAGCGGACGCAAAATGAATACAAAAACCTTTTTTCTTACTAAAAAGCTCGTCAACGATATTTTTTCCGTCTATTTTGCCCGGATTTTGCGTATAAATAACTTTTTGGGCTTTAAAAATTTCTATAAGTTTTTTTAATCGTTCGTTTATATTTTTCTCTTTTAAAAGAGGCTTTAGGAGTTTTTGAGCGTTTTTGTTGTAGTTTTTGTCGTATTCTAAAGCGCCTTTTGGCAAAAAAAGCGGTTTTAATTCATAATTCAACACACTTGTCATTTTTACAAAAAGAGGTCTTTTTATCGTTTTTTTGGAATAAAAAATAAAATTCCCGTCTCTATATCCGTAATTGCTTTGAATCGGTAAATCGACTCCGAAAATTACTCTATTCAAAGTCGGGTACTCTTTTAGCGTATAGGTTACGGGCTTAGTGAAACTTATAAGTTTATCTTTTGAAAAACCTTTCACCCAAATTCCGTTTATCTGCTTATAAAAAACTGCTCCTCTTAAATAGAGTTTTCCGTAACTTTTCGGGAGTTTTAACTCAAGTACCGGTAAATTAAGGAGTTTTATCGATTTCGTATTCGTATTTATTACGTTACTAAAGCCCGAAATTGCCGTATTTGAGGTAAATCCGAATAAAAAATGCTTTTGTGATACTCTTGGAAAAAACAAAAACAAAATCACAACTACCGGCAAAGAAAAAATAAAAATTTTTAAAGAAGTTTTAAGAGGTTCTTTTGAATGTTCTTTTACGGCAAAATATAAAAAGACGAATATTTCGAAAATAACATAAATCAGCATATAAATATTTTGGAAAATAACGATAGAAAAACCGAAAAAGAGATAAGGTGAAATTTTAAGATAGAAATTTTCCTCTTTCGTTCGCTGCATCAATACGGCCCAAATCAAAAGCGACACCAAAAACCTAACGTAAACGTCGAAGTTTTTAAGCTCGAAAATATTAAAACTAAAAAATATAGCCGCAAATCCTAATATTGCAATTAAAAGCGTCTTTTTTTTGTATGCCAAATAAATTCCCAAAACCACAAAGGCTTTCATAAATAGAGGAAGTGCGAAAAAAAGCGGCAAAAACGATACGAAAAGTAAAATATCAATATAA
Encoded proteins:
- a CDS encoding chloride channel protein, producing MTLNPVKILKQSLTKLSLIRDFLLASLLTGFISGFLVVVYDILTKLISKFLYRGDPLETIHNLPLWYLVLIPTLSILIVNFIVSVDKSVKEYGVSEIAEIVEKDKEMITIKNLLLKIIASALSIGSGFAVGNEGPSAAIGAMIAYKIHKLFKLPSQLIKPIISVGASSGIAAIFVSPITGIAFALESIAYNFVKTYLKFIIVGSLAAFTVSVLYLKPFHFIFSAGREIDLKYIYYTMLFIPFITFFIYFYLILQDKILYLLNLKLFNKFGIIKDLIFAIIGGVTIALIIYINPYAGFTGHNIVTYLINNAYHIPFLLIIEILLLRIIATAFSIYSNAIGGMFVPLMSIGALVGYGFAELLNLIHLNIEPFYFAAIGAAVFMGVLMKLPFTSIVLALEVTNDYNVVIATGMSVAIISYLTRLNFNLKKFNTIDINFTNFKLH
- the hcp gene encoding hydroxylamine reductase, giving the protein MFGLFGKKEESKKQACDLPFLCWQCEMSAPGGCGAHGESKGVCGKDATKARLQDLMTYGLRGLSAYREHARELIEKFGDEAEWKTLMDIDDVTAETLYFTLTNVNFNFDEHIAQLMRVGNAGVKVMDLLSELHTKALGIPTPVEVTQNKAEGKGILVSGHNLDMLEKLLQRIEERGLSDKINVYTHSEMLPAHGYPHLRKYKNLKGNIGKAWFDQTDIFSKWNGTCVVNTNCIVPPEKSGKVKNYIDRLYTYKIVGIEGAKKIENDNFDPLIDHTLELPDITGFDSDEKIATGHHYKTVLEAYGAKVLDAIKEGKLKRVWVIAGCDAPGRKRDYFRELALAVPKDHIIITSSCGKFRFNDVDFGTVPGTDIPRYIDLGQCNDSNGAVHIALAVANALGIEDINELPVSIALMWMEQKAIIILLALLSLGIKDIYIGPNAPQFANEDIVNFLVQNFNLGVISGDIHKDFGKELAG
- a CDS encoding bacteriohemerythrin; translation: MELKRVAFEPMNEIHDKEGEILQKLLNAIKNRENLEEIFDEFVKDVENHFEFEQNLMEKYDFFAKIPHKMEHDRILNELYQLKNHLDNYEMLERYFNDHFLPWLENHIATMDTVTAGFFNMVGAKP
- a CDS encoding KamA family radical SAM protein, which translates into the protein MKYRAYNAKSFKQIEQVKTYMKPEDIKEIEIASLVFPFKVNNYVVTLIDWQNYKDDPIFRLVFPQMEMLKPEHKEKLLKALDDEDKLQKTIYDIRMSLNPHPAGQQANIPEINGKKLEGSQHKYKETILFFPKQGQTCHAYCTFCFRWPQFTGIDELKFASKEVEVLIEYIKAHPTITDLLFTGGDPLVMSSKLLRAYIEPILKAKIPHLKNIRFGSKVLGFWPYRFVSDSDSEDLLNLFREIVDSGYHLAFMAHFNHYKELEGEILEKAVRNIRKTGAIIRTQAPVLRHINASSEVWEKMWKRQVALGMIPYYMFMPRDTGAKHYFELPLYEAWKIYKGAISKVSGLARTVRGPSMSATPGKVAVVGVNEINGEKVFVLNMLQAKNPELVDIPFFAKFDEKATWIDELKPAFADKFIFD
- a CDS encoding Crp/Fnr family transcriptional regulator, which translates into the protein MNLKSFFLFKGLDDKDIEEVKKFTIVKKLKKDEIVFYEKENPAYLHLLVEGVARVYKVDSKGNELIIHKFSPVSLIAELANLENMPYPANCAMDSDGVILKIEFEKFKKFMKKGDVCFSIMSSLLRKMKYLDGLIQANLVLDTETKIAKFIYENPEAFEDLKQHSIASLLNIKPETLSRKLKKFKELGIIENIGSKLKVKNRELIKENFTW
- a CDS encoding DUF3488 and transglutaminase-like domain-containing protein yields the protein MRFLKNLRYIDILLFVSFLPLFFALPLFMKAFVVLGIYLAYKKKTLLIAILGFAAIFFSFNIFELKNFDVYVRFLVSLLIWAVLMQRTKEENFYLKISPYLFFGFSIVIFQNIYMLIYVIFEIFVFLYFAVKEHSKEPLKTSLKIFIFSLPVVVILFLFFPRVSQKHFLFGFTSNTAISGFSNVINTNTKSIKLLNLPVLELKLPKSYGKLYLRGAVFYKQINGIWVKGFSKDKLISFTKPVTYTLKEYPTLNRVIFGVDLPIQSNYGYRDGNFIFYSKKTIKRPLFVKMTSVLNYELKPLFLPKGALEYDKNYNKNAQKLLKPLLKEKNINERLKKLIEIFKAQKVIYTQNPGKIDGKNIVDELFSKKKGFCIHFASAFAIAAKIVKIPSRVVSGYMVSNNKNGYCKVYEKNAHAWVEVLINDRWKRIDPTDFAYKVTKEVRNEYKIDKFDFYMSYVRFLVEEWVLRYNTLKQKKFFKFLKAHFFEFLALFSFFVVLIFVFAKRIDTKKELLQELYKKLGAKPQNQSVYKFLKQFNDPKLDEINELYNKITFYKSTKSDIKKLKRLIKEYRRN